The Geotoga petraea region ATATATATTCAAAATCACCTTCACCATTTAAACAAATTTGATATCCAAATTTTTCAGGATCGTATTTGTTAATAATGAGAGAACTTTCTATAAATTTTCCGAATTTTTCTGCTTCATCCAGTTTGTTAAAAAGAATTATTACATGAACCTCTTCAATAGTCTGTACTTCTATTCCAGGAACTATTTTAATATCAGTATTACTAAAATAATTAATAAATGGCCTGATATTTCTAGTAGAGTTGTGATCTGTAATAGCTAACCAATTAATATTGCTTTTTAGCAACAACTCTTTGTATAGATCTGAAGACATTGAGATATCAGCGCATGGAGATAATACTGTATGATTATGAAATGAACAATTAAATAGAGCCATTATCTTTTAAAATTTTGTATATTTTTCCAGTTATTTCAAAACCAGATAATTCGGTTTTTAAAAGATTAATTCTCATATCCTTAGCTCTTTCTAATGTTTCTGGCAAGTAATTAAGATTTTCAGGAATAAGAATCGCTTTTGCCCCTATAACTTCTGCTACTGCTATTATATTTTGGTGAGTTTGATGGGTTATCCATATGCAATTTTCTTTACCATTTCTCATTACTTCAGATAATAGATCGCCGATAACTCCAGCATTTATTTTAACTTTTAAATTACCTTCATTTACTAATTCCAAGTTAAACTCAGAAATAATGTCTTCTAATATCAATGTTATCCCCCCTGATCATTTAAATAAAATAACATTTCAAGTTTTACCCCTTTATTCAGACTCGATATCAAGGTCATCCTGTCAGAAAATCTTTTCATATTTGGTAATCCCATGCCAGCTCCAAATCCTTTTTCTCTTACGTTTTCTGGTGCCGTTGAATAACCTTCAGTCAATGCAGTTTCAATATCTTCTATTCCTTTACCCCTATCTTCTATAAAAACCTTTATATGGTCTTCATTTATCCAGCAATAAATACATCCTTCAGAGTTAGAATGTATTACTATATTTGCCTCGCCCTCATATGTTGAAATAGATATTTTTCTAACTAAATCTTGTTTTATACCTTTTTCAATCAAAAATTTTTTCAATTTTGTAGCACCTAATCCGACCATTTCAACAGATTTATAGTTAACTTTGAATTTAAAATCAGAATTTTCTCTATTTACTTCTTCACCTGTAATAGAAGAAACAAATTGTTTATTCAAAGTTTTATACCTTCGGTCATCATGAACATATATATATCCAAGTTTCTTGAACATCCACTCTAAAATATCCAACTTGGTTACTACCCCAACAACTTTACCCGAATCATTACAAACTGGGTATCTACCAAATTTTTTTGAATCATTTAATTCCAAAAACTTCATTATAGTGTCAGTGTTAGAGAGGTAAACAACATCTTTTGTCATCCATTTATCAACACGATCGTTTAGATCCCCACTTTCAAAAACTTTGATTATATCTTCAATGGAAAGTATACCAGCTAACTTTAAATTTCGCTTAATTACAGGCATGCCAGAAATACCCTTTATTCTCATAACTTCCTTAGCATATTTAATTTTGGTTTCTTCAGTAACTACTATGGGAGGAGAACTCATAATATTTTCTATTGAAGTATTAGAGAAAACTTTTGATAAGATATTCACAAGCTTATCTACATCATTATGAGGGCTGATCATTTCAATGCCTCATCTGTTCCCATAGAGTCTTTAAGACCATTATTATAAAGAACTGCACAAGCTACATACATAGACAAATTTGATTTTAATATTGTAATATCAAGATCTTTAGCAATTTTAATAATATTTTCTTTTATTTCTTTACCTCTAACAAATATTATTCCTTTTGCTCCTATTACAGCTGCTGTAGTAATTGTTTGAGGGCTAGTTAATCCTGTTATAAGGAACATATTCTCTTTTGAAAAAGCAAGAAAATCTGACATTAAGTCAGAAGCCCCAGCGTATTCTATGTCAAATTCATTTATATTATCAGATTTGGTAATTACTTTGGATTTTGTTAGTTCTATAAGTTTGTCTAAATTCATGTTTCACCCCTTAATCTAATATATTTCCTTTGTAATCGTTTTTAATGAAAGATTCATAAGTCCAAGGGCATTTTTCTTTAAAAACCTCGGCAATTGCTTTGGCGTATTCCTGAATTTCCCATTGTGCATGTGAATCAGCCCTTAAATCAAGAAAATGCATTATAGCCCTTGCATTTGTAGTAAGATAAAATTCAGTATACTGACCAACAGGCAATACAGTTCTTGCCATTTCTCTCGCAACTCCCATATCCAGTAATTCTTTGTACACTGAATAAGTTTCATCGTAAATCTTTTCAATTTTATTTATGGCTTTTTGAGTTAGTTCTTTATCATCGGTTTTAAAACTTCCCTGTTTATTTTTTGTGTCCTGTATTCTAATATGATCTGGAAGATAAAATTCATCTGCTTGCTTGCTGGTATATCTTCTACTTATTTCATTTGGAGACATTCCTATTCTATGTCTAAACCATTGTCTGACAACAAAAATAGGGGCTTTGACATGGAAAGTAAAAGAAATATGTTCAAAAGGTGAAAAATGTCCATGTTTTAAAAGATAATTGATCAACTTTTTATCTTTTTCTTCGGTAGATAGTTCTTTTCCATATGAAACTCTTGCAGCTCTAACGGCAGATCTATCATCTCCCATACAATCTACAAGATGTACAAAACCTTTATCTAAAACATTAATTTTCATGTTCTTCATCAGAGATTTCAGTCCTTTCTTTTGGTGATTTTTTTATCAATAAATAGTATGTAAAGAAAAAAACAAATGAAAAAAATAAAAAATAAGGTAATATGTTGATTAAAAAATTTTCAACCATAAAATCAAAATTTATTTTTTTTAACAACAATTGAGCTTCCTTGTTGTCTTTATTAAAATGTAATGATTTTTGAAGTAATATTCTTACCATATTCAAATTTTTCTTTTTATCCTCTTCATAATAAGAATTGGCCAATTTAAAAAGAGAGTTTGGATTTTGTGGGTCATAATCTAAAGAAGTCTTATAATATAATATTTTTTGCGAATTGGTATTTGATATGTCTCCCATTAATTCATAAGAAGAAGAAAGGACATACTTATTATTTGATTGTTCTATTACATTTTCCAGAATTTTAATAGATTGAGAGTTGTTTTCTAACTTTTGAAATCCTTTTGCAAAAATCAACATAGTTCTATCATTCTTTTCTATGAAGTTTGTGTAAATTTCGTATAGGTTTTTTAAATCTTCATAGCGTTGAGATTCGAAGGATATAGTTGTCAGAAGCTCTATTATAGATTTATTTTCAGGAAAATTTTTGTATATATTGTTTAATTTTGTAAAAGATTCTCCAGGTTCGGCTATATATTTTGAATACCATTTTATGTAAGAAAAATAATATGCCGATAAAGGGTTTAATCCTATATTTTCTTCAATTTTTTTTGTTTTTTCTATTATAGTTTGTTCCAAAGAAAGGCTTCTTTCTTTTTCCCAAATTCTAAAAGAGAAAGTAGTGAAAAGAGAGTTTAAAATAACCGAGTTATCATAATTGTTCAAGGCATTTCTCAACCTATTTTGTATAAAACTATAGTTATAAGGCATACTTTCAGAAAGAATATTTAAAGCTATAGAATCATCTGAACTCAAACTTTCCATATTTTCTGACCTTAACATATTAGCAGTATTTTTATAGGCTTGATTCCCCGTTTCTATGTATTTCAAATACAATCCCAGGGCATTTAAGTTTTTATCTGATTTTCTTATTAGCTCATCAGGTTCAAAAGAATAAACATAATTATCCAATTTTGTAGAAAATAAGCTGACCGACATTAAAAGAATAATAAAAAAAATAAAAATATGTTTTAGTTCATTCATTTTCCTCATTATAACCTCTCATAATAATTTTGTCTTCATGTAAAACAAATCTGACTTTTGTTATCTCTTTGTTTGGGAAAAACTTTTTCTTATGTATCATTATTTCTGCACCAGGATATATGACTTCTTTTGCTATGATTTCTCCACCTTCTTTAGAATTATCAATAGATTTTTGAAGTCTTTCTAAATGTATTTCATTTTTTGATAAATTGCTTTTTAATTCTTTAGCAGTTTGTACAGTTTTTCTATATTGTTCAACCTTATCTTCTGTAAGCTTATTTTCTTTTTTCAATTTCATCAAACCCTTTAAGATAATTGATAACTTTTTTAGATTTTGAACATCTAAGGCTATTTGACTTTCCAATACCGTCATTTCTTCATTTAAAGTTGGAGGGACCCCTACCTCACAGCTTGTTTTTACACTCATTCTACTCCCAATATAGGGGGCAGAAATTAAATTTCCTGCCATTAATGTTCCTCCAGATATTCTGCCATTCTTATCAATTATTTCTATTTTTTCTCCAGCTTTTATCAGGGAATTTATTGAAGACTGATTGATTATAACATCTTTTTCAACCTCAATATCTGCATTTTCCACATAGTTAGTTTCCAAGTATTCAGCTTTTATAATACCTTTGTTTCCACCCTTTATGCCATTTACTTTTATAGTTCCTCCAGATATTAATGTTGCGGCTTCTACTACTCCATCTATTATAATATCTTCTTCAGCTTCTACAATAAATCCTGGCTTAACATTTCCTTTTATTATAACTTTTCCTGGAAACCTAACGTTCCCAGTTGAATAGTCAACATCGCCTTTTATTGTGTGTACTTTAGACACATCTATATAAAAAGTATTTTGATTTTCTTTTTTAAAAATCAACTCACCTGGAATTGATGAATATATCTTTCCATTTTCTACCCTTGTGTTTTTACCAGTTACAACTTTTGGGTCTTCGCCTTTAAGTCCTTCTATCTCGTTACCATAAACATCTTTACCAGGTTCTCCCTTTTTTGCAGGAATAATTTCCGCAATTAACTCTCCTTCTTCCAAAGAAATTATGTTTGACCTTTCTCTCATGTTCATATATCTTTCAGATGATAAATTTTTTTTCTTTTTAACATGTAATTGCAATCTTCCTTTTTCACCATTCTTTGGACCCACTCCATAAGCCACAGAATATTCCTTTTCATAAATGGGATTGTTAACTATGCTATTAATAACATCTTCTTGAATTCCATATACAATTTCGTTGCTATGTAAAACTGAGTGTATTTCTTCTTTATTTGGTTTTGCCCCATCATCAGTTAAGATTATGTTCGCAACCATATTATCCCCTGAAACCTTAATTTTGTATTTAGCCATAAATAAACCTCCAGATTAAACTAAAGTTTTTGAAAGTATTTGCATATTTCCCCCATCAATATCTATCCATTCAATACTATCAAAAACACTTTTTATAATGAAAACTCCTAAGCCACTATCTTGATAATCTTCTAAATCTCTATGTTTTATATTATCAACATTTATCTTTGGACCTTCATCTTTAATAGAAACTGTTAATTTATTTTTTTCTAAATTTATCTCAAGATAAATGTTGTTTTTTTCTTCAAAATTGTAAGTATGTTCTATAATGTTTGCGATAGCTTCATTAATAGCCAATTCAATCATAAAAATTTCTTCTGAATTGTCATAATTGTTTAACTTTAAAAATTCTTTTAATGTGGATCTAACCAAGCGTATATATTTTTTATCAGATAATATTCCCAAAGTAATTTTTTGCATTAATCACCATCACCAAATTAAGAATTTTGCCTTCCATCTATTTATTTTAACACGGCCTGATTCGAGATTAAAATCTTCTGCGATATTCTTCTTCATCAAAATCATTACAGGTTTTAAAGTTTTTATAACCTCTAATCCTCCATGATAAATGTATTTTGGAGCTAAGTCTTCAGGTATTTTCAAAATTTCTTTTTTATAAAGCGAAAAAACTATTTTAGCGTCATCCTCACCAATAATATTTGTTAACTCATTAAAATTTTTATTTCTTGAAATTTCTTCTAATTCTTTTGCTTCATTTAATGAATATGAACAACCACAATATTTTTGTCTATAAATATCATATGTTCTACAAATTTCTGATGCCCTTTTTACTCCATTGTTTGATCTAAAATTAACGTATAAAAATTTTATACCATAATAATCTGCAAAATAATCTCCCCATTTTTTTATGGTAGAATGTGATTTTCTTGGAGAAGCTAATAAAGTTGTTGAATAAAAATCAAAGTTTAATTCTTTTGCTTTTTTTGCTGATTCTTCTAATCTAAATTTTATACATTCTTCACATCTATTATTCAAATTGTTTTTTATTTTAGAATAAAAAATTTTTGGGTCATAATTATCATCAACAATTTCAAAGCCCCATTTATTTGATAATTTAATTAACTCTTTTTTCCTTTTATTATATTCTTTTTCTGGATATATATTTGGGTTGTAAAAAAAAGTTTTTGGTTGGTACCCCTGGGTTAATAACCTTTCAAAAGAAATAGTTAAATCAGGTGCGCAACAAACATGAAGAAAAATTTTCAAAAATCTATCATTCCTTCCAAATTACTCAAAATTGTTCTTTTTAGTCCAATATTGTACAAATCTTCAAAATTTTCTATCTTTTTATATAATCTGTAGTTAACAATTTTTTCAGCAGTTGTTTTTCCTATACCGGGAAGACTTTCAAGTTCAGATATTGTTGCTTTATTTACATTAATTTTTTCATCATTTAATTTAATTATTTTTTCACTCACATAAATATAGTTTTTAATTTTATTGTAGGTAGCTTTCCCTATACCACTTACTTTCATTACGTCTTCTTTTTTGGTGAAATTATATTTATTTCTGTAATCAATTATATTCTTTGCTTTGGCTTCACCAATACCAGGAATATTGACCAAATCATAAACTGTACAATTAATTAAATCAACTTTAACAATAGAAGATTCAAAAACAAGATTGTTCTTTTCTTTTATTGTGAATCCTATTGCAAAAACAACTATAATAAATAACAATGAAAAAAGCATTTTTAGTTTCATTTTTTAACCCTCATCAGAATAAAAAGTTATTGATTTTAAAAATCTATCTTTTATACTTAACCCTGTTAAATTTTGGAATCTATTTTCATCCATATTTTTGAGATAATCAAGAGCTTCAGAATATTCTTCAAAAATCCCAGCCATTATAGCAAAATATTCATTATTACTCTGTGTATAGGAATTTAAAATGTAAACAGGTAGTCCTGATTTTCTCAAAGTATTAGCCG contains the following coding sequences:
- a CDS encoding epoxyqueuosine reductase QueH, whose translation is MKIFLHVCCAPDLTISFERLLTQGYQPKTFFYNPNIYPEKEYNKRKKELIKLSNKWGFEIVDDNYDPKIFYSKIKNNLNNRCEECIKFRLEESAKKAKELNFDFYSTTLLASPRKSHSTIKKWGDYFADYYGIKFLYVNFRSNNGVKRASEICRTYDIYRQKYCGCSYSLNEAKELEEISRNKNFNELTNIIGEDDAKIVFSLYKKEILKIPEDLAPKYIYHGGLEVIKTLKPVMILMKKNIAEDFNLESGRVKINRWKAKFLIW
- a CDS encoding ATP-binding protein; the protein is MQKITLGILSDKKYIRLVRSTLKEFLKLNNYDNSEEIFMIELAINEAIANIIEHTYNFEEKNNIYLEINLEKNKLTVSIKDEGPKINVDNIKHRDLEDYQDSGLGVFIIKSVFDSIEWIDIDGGNMQILSKTLV
- the thyX gene encoding FAD-dependent thymidylate synthase, with protein sequence MKINVLDKGFVHLVDCMGDDRSAVRAARVSYGKELSTEEKDKKLINYLLKHGHFSPFEHISFTFHVKAPIFVVRQWFRHRIGMSPNEISRRYTSKQADEFYLPDHIRIQDTKNKQGSFKTDDKELTQKAINKIEKIYDETYSVYKELLDMGVAREMARTVLPVGQYTEFYLTTNARAIMHFLDLRADSHAQWEIQEYAKAIAEVFKEKCPWTYESFIKNDYKGNILD
- a CDS encoding CBS domain-containing protein, whose product is MISPHNDVDKLVNILSKVFSNTSIENIMSSPPIVVTEETKIKYAKEVMRIKGISGMPVIKRNLKLAGILSIEDIIKVFESGDLNDRVDKWMTKDVVYLSNTDTIMKFLELNDSKKFGRYPVCNDSGKVVGVVTKLDILEWMFKKLGYIYVHDDRRYKTLNKQFVSSITGEEVNRENSDFKFKVNYKSVEMVGLGATKLKKFLIEKGIKQDLVRKISISTYEGEANIVIHSNSEGCIYCWINEDHIKVFIEDRGKGIEDIETALTEGYSTAPENVREKGFGAGMGLPNMKRFSDRMTLISSLNKGVKLEMLFYLNDQGG
- a CDS encoding DUF342 domain-containing protein gives rise to the protein MAKYKIKVSGDNMVANIILTDDGAKPNKEEIHSVLHSNEIVYGIQEDVINSIVNNPIYEKEYSVAYGVGPKNGEKGRLQLHVKKKKNLSSERYMNMRERSNIISLEEGELIAEIIPAKKGEPGKDVYGNEIEGLKGEDPKVVTGKNTRVENGKIYSSIPGELIFKKENQNTFYIDVSKVHTIKGDVDYSTGNVRFPGKVIIKGNVKPGFIVEAEEDIIIDGVVEAATLISGGTIKVNGIKGGNKGIIKAEYLETNYVENADIEVEKDVIINQSSINSLIKAGEKIEIIDKNGRISGGTLMAGNLISAPYIGSRMSVKTSCEVGVPPTLNEEMTVLESQIALDVQNLKKLSIILKGLMKLKKENKLTEDKVEQYRKTVQTAKELKSNLSKNEIHLERLQKSIDNSKEGGEIIAKEVIYPGAEIMIHKKKFFPNKEITKVRFVLHEDKIIMRGYNEENE
- a CDS encoding ComEA family DNA-binding protein; this translates as MKLKMLFSLLFIIVVFAIGFTIKEKNNLVFESSIVKVDLINCTVYDLVNIPGIGEAKAKNIIDYRNKYNFTKKEDVMKVSGIGKATYNKIKNYIYVSEKIIKLNDEKINVNKATISELESLPGIGKTTAEKIVNYRLYKKIENFEDLYNIGLKRTILSNLEGMIDF